A window of the Constrictibacter sp. MBR-5 genome harbors these coding sequences:
- a CDS encoding ABC transporter ATP-binding protein, which yields MSEATGAAVDAAGGIRFEGVVLARGDRAVFEGLTLDLSERRIGLIGDNGSGKSSLLRLANGLLLPDEGRVLVGGRDTAAHRRALPADVGFVFQNPDHQILFPTVAEEVGFGLSEAGLRRDAVAARVADLLAAHGCAGWEDRAIHELSEGQKQLVCILAVIAPEPRFLLLDEPFASLDLSTRFALGARLAALPQRMVMASHDLDLLAGFDRVVWLEQGAVRADGPPGDVIAAYRDHARRRAAAELPS from the coding sequence ATGTCCGAGGCAACGGGAGCGGCGGTCGACGCGGCGGGGGGAATCCGCTTCGAGGGGGTCGTGCTCGCGCGCGGCGACCGCGCCGTGTTCGAGGGGTTGACCCTCGACCTGTCGGAGCGGCGGATCGGCCTGATCGGGGACAACGGCTCGGGCAAGAGTTCGCTGCTGCGGCTGGCCAACGGCCTGCTGCTGCCGGACGAAGGGCGTGTCCTCGTCGGCGGGCGCGATACGGCCGCGCACCGCCGCGCGCTGCCGGCGGACGTCGGCTTCGTCTTCCAGAATCCCGACCACCAGATCCTGTTTCCGACGGTGGCCGAGGAGGTGGGGTTCGGTCTTTCCGAGGCCGGCTTGCGTCGCGACGCCGTCGCCGCCAGGGTCGCGGATCTGCTCGCCGCGCATGGCTGCGCCGGCTGGGAGGATCGCGCCATCCACGAACTGTCGGAGGGTCAGAAGCAGCTCGTCTGCATTCTCGCCGTCATCGCGCCGGAGCCGCGCTTCCTCCTGCTCGACGAGCCATTCGCGAGCCTCGACCTGTCGACGCGCTTCGCCCTCGGCGCCCGGCTCGCGGCGCTGCCGCAGCGCATGGTCATGGCCAGCCACGACCTCGACCTGCTCGCCGGGTTCGACCGGGTCGTCTGGCTGGAACAGGGTGCGGTGCGCGCGGACGGGCCGCCCGGAGACGTGATCGCCGCCTACCGGGACCACGCCCGGCGCCGCGCCGCGGCGGAACTGCCGTCGTGA
- a CDS encoding NADP-dependent oxidoreductase, translated as MTPLPKTVREVRLKSRPQGMPQATDFEIAEVPMPVPGDGQMLIRTVHMSVDPYMRGRMSDRKSYAPPFELGKAMDGRFVGEVMESKGGRFEKGAYVAGFGGGWKEYHVADGKGLLQVDPDLAPLPAWIGVLGMPGMTAYVGLLDIGQPKPGETVFVSAASGAVGALVCQIAKIKGCRVVGSAGSDEKCRWLLDEAGVDAAVNYKTCGDLEAAVAQHCPDGIDVYFENVGGEHLVAALNLMNMHGRIAACGMISRYNDADGKPQPGPHNLFLVVGKRLRMQGFIVSDHAERIGDFQRDVGGWIRAGKVKWKETVYDGLDRSPEAFLGLFKGDNFGKMVVRVGPERLG; from the coding sequence ATGACGCCACTGCCGAAGACCGTGCGCGAGGTTCGCCTGAAGAGCCGGCCGCAGGGCATGCCCCAGGCGACCGATTTCGAGATCGCGGAGGTGCCGATGCCCGTGCCGGGCGACGGCCAGATGCTGATCCGCACCGTCCACATGTCGGTCGACCCGTACATGCGCGGGCGGATGTCCGACCGTAAGAGCTACGCGCCGCCCTTCGAACTGGGCAAGGCGATGGACGGCCGCTTCGTCGGCGAGGTCATGGAGTCCAAGGGCGGCCGCTTCGAGAAGGGCGCCTATGTCGCCGGCTTCGGCGGCGGCTGGAAGGAGTATCACGTCGCCGACGGCAAGGGCCTGCTGCAGGTCGATCCCGACCTGGCGCCGCTGCCGGCCTGGATCGGCGTGCTCGGCATGCCGGGGATGACCGCCTATGTCGGCCTGCTCGACATCGGCCAGCCCAAGCCCGGCGAGACGGTGTTCGTCTCGGCCGCGTCCGGTGCCGTGGGCGCGCTGGTCTGCCAGATCGCCAAGATCAAGGGATGCCGCGTCGTCGGCTCGGCCGGGTCGGACGAGAAGTGCCGCTGGCTGCTGGACGAGGCCGGGGTGGACGCGGCGGTGAACTACAAGACCTGCGGCGACCTGGAAGCCGCGGTGGCGCAGCACTGCCCCGACGGCATCGACGTCTATTTCGAGAATGTCGGCGGCGAGCATCTGGTCGCGGCGCTCAACCTGATGAACATGCACGGCCGCATCGCCGCCTGCGGCATGATCAGCCGCTACAACGACGCGGACGGCAAACCGCAGCCCGGTCCGCACAACCTCTTCCTGGTGGTCGGCAAGCGGCTGCGCATGCAGGGGTTCATCGTGTCCGACCATGCCGAGCGCATCGGCGATTTCCAGCGCGACGTCGGCGGTTGGATCCGTGCGGGCAAGGTGAAGTGGAAGGAGACCGTCTATGACGGCCTCGACCGCTCGCCCGAGGCCTTCCTCGGCCTCTTCAAGGGCGACAATTTCGGCAAGATGGTCGTCCGGGTCGGACCCGAGCGGCTCGGCTGA
- a CDS encoding adenylate/guanylate cyclase domain-containing protein, which produces MARPQADPEIDLAFRAAEVWGLKVATIARLAALAVTSVWALFATTGMVTVFVIGIMGLVALNGMAHYALRRRSRSVVFAYLTVLIDVCLMAGAMFGWTYFGSPYLPAQMSLRDGLSVYFYILIAVTGFSYMPSLTLWAGACAAAAWMVGGVYLANLPDSLVVVDDLLPDVSAYLAVRLDPFYVDLYRVGQDAVILMLVAAIASVAVARGRRLIIRQAAAARDRAALARYFAPGTVARLTGGQQMLHEYGASRVAVLFADVVGFTRMTEGAAPTTVIGLLRGLHGRLETAVFEHEGTLDKFLGDGVMATFGTPEPGPQDAANALAAGRAMLRAIDAWNDERTADGEAPIRLSVGIHYGEAVLGNIGSDRRLEYAVLGDVVNVASRLETLTRELGCRLVISEELAAAARAQAGESVLAGMTAIGPRRVYGRMSEIDVWVDRPLDEMRAVPTLAVGAAPTAARLPA; this is translated from the coding sequence ATGGCGAGACCGCAGGCGGACCCGGAGATCGATCTCGCCTTCCGGGCCGCGGAGGTGTGGGGCCTCAAGGTCGCGACGATAGCGCGGCTCGCCGCGCTGGCGGTCACCAGCGTATGGGCCCTGTTCGCGACGACCGGCATGGTCACCGTCTTCGTCATCGGGATCATGGGACTGGTCGCGCTCAACGGCATGGCGCACTACGCCCTGCGGCGGCGCTCGCGGTCCGTCGTCTTCGCCTATCTGACGGTCCTGATCGACGTCTGCCTGATGGCGGGCGCGATGTTCGGGTGGACCTATTTCGGTTCGCCCTACCTGCCGGCGCAGATGTCGCTGCGCGACGGCCTCTCGGTCTATTTCTACATCCTCATCGCCGTCACCGGCTTCAGCTACATGCCGTCGCTCACCCTCTGGGCGGGCGCCTGCGCCGCGGCCGCCTGGATGGTCGGCGGCGTCTATCTGGCGAACCTGCCGGATTCCCTTGTGGTGGTGGACGACCTGCTGCCGGACGTGAGCGCCTACCTCGCGGTGCGGCTGGATCCCTTCTATGTCGACCTCTATCGGGTCGGACAGGATGCGGTCATCCTGATGCTGGTCGCCGCCATCGCGTCGGTGGCCGTCGCCCGCGGGCGGCGCCTGATCATCCGGCAGGCCGCCGCGGCGCGCGACCGGGCGGCCCTCGCCCGCTATTTCGCGCCGGGCACCGTCGCGCGGCTGACGGGCGGCCAGCAGATGCTGCACGAGTATGGTGCCAGCCGCGTGGCCGTACTGTTCGCCGACGTGGTCGGCTTCACGCGAATGACCGAAGGGGCGGCGCCGACCACGGTGATCGGCCTGCTGCGCGGCCTGCACGGGCGGCTGGAGACCGCCGTGTTCGAACACGAAGGAACCCTCGACAAGTTTCTCGGCGACGGCGTCATGGCGACGTTCGGAACGCCGGAGCCGGGGCCGCAGGACGCCGCGAACGCCCTGGCCGCGGGCCGGGCGATGCTCCGCGCCATCGACGCCTGGAACGACGAGCGGACCGCCGACGGCGAGGCGCCGATCCGTCTTTCGGTCGGAATCCACTATGGCGAGGCGGTGCTCGGCAACATCGGCTCCGACCGGCGCCTCGAATACGCCGTGCTGGGCGATGTCGTGAACGTCGCCAGCCGTCTGGAGACGCTGACCCGCGAACTCGGCTGCCGGCTCGTCATCAGCGAGGAACTCGCGGCCGCCGCGCGCGCCCAGGCCGGCGAGAGCGTGCTCGCGGGAATGACGGCCATCGGGCCGCGGCGCGTCTACGGACGCATGAGCGAGATCGACGTATGGGTCGACCGCCCGCTGGACGAGATGCGTGCCGTTCCGACGCTCGCCGTGGGCGCGGCGCCGACTGCCGCGAGGCTGCCCGCCTGA
- a CDS encoding pyridoxal phosphate-dependent aminotransferase, translated as MIPQSQTKARNEATLRRIVLDMPRQKIGEVSRLGMGKPETIPLWYGESDIPTPAFICDAAAAALREGRTFYTHKRGLPELRSALASYMSGLYGTTIDMERVTVTMSGMAAISLAMNAILDPGDNAVNVTPVWPNCISAAESRGAEARRVPLDLENGVWRLDLDRLFATCDDRTRIIFINSPGNPTGWTMDRAQQQAVLDFARANGIWIIADEVYARIVYDGNVAPSFLEIAEPDDPLLVINSFSKTWAMTGWRVGWLTHPAGIGEYLTSLIEYTTAAVSEFTQIAGLAAVTQGEPFVNEMREKFRRGKDAVVPRLRTIPGVTIDEPRAAFYAFFRVAGVEDTLEYCKRLYRETNVGIAPGAAFGPEGEGWLRLCFASDVDRLSIAMDRLEQFMAANR; from the coding sequence ATGATACCGCAGTCCCAGACGAAGGCGCGCAACGAGGCGACCCTGCGCAGGATCGTGCTCGACATGCCCAGGCAGAAGATCGGCGAGGTGTCCCGCCTCGGCATGGGCAAGCCGGAAACGATTCCCCTCTGGTACGGCGAGTCGGACATCCCGACGCCCGCCTTCATCTGCGACGCCGCCGCCGCGGCCCTGCGCGAGGGACGGACCTTCTACACGCACAAGCGCGGCCTGCCGGAACTGCGTTCGGCGCTCGCCAGCTATATGAGCGGCCTCTACGGCACGACGATCGACATGGAGCGCGTGACCGTGACCATGTCGGGGATGGCCGCGATCTCGCTGGCGATGAACGCGATCCTCGATCCGGGCGACAATGCGGTGAACGTCACGCCGGTCTGGCCGAACTGCATCAGCGCGGCGGAATCGCGGGGAGCGGAAGCCCGCCGCGTGCCGCTCGACCTGGAGAACGGCGTCTGGCGCCTGGACCTGGACCGGCTGTTCGCCACCTGCGACGACCGTACCCGCATCATCTTCATCAACTCGCCGGGCAATCCGACCGGCTGGACGATGGACCGCGCCCAGCAGCAGGCCGTCCTGGACTTCGCGCGCGCCAACGGCATCTGGATCATCGCCGACGAGGTGTATGCGCGGATCGTCTACGACGGCAACGTGGCACCTTCCTTCCTGGAGATCGCCGAGCCCGACGACCCGCTGCTGGTCATCAACAGCTTCTCCAAGACGTGGGCGATGACCGGCTGGCGGGTGGGTTGGCTGACGCACCCGGCCGGCATCGGCGAGTATCTGACGAGCCTGATCGAGTACACGACCGCGGCGGTCTCGGAGTTCACCCAGATCGCCGGGCTGGCCGCGGTCACCCAGGGCGAGCCCTTCGTCAACGAGATGCGCGAGAAGTTCCGGCGCGGCAAGGACGCGGTGGTGCCGCGCCTGCGCACCATACCGGGGGTGACGATCGACGAGCCGCGGGCGGCGTTCTACGCCTTCTTCCGCGTCGCCGGCGTCGAGGATACGCTCGAATACTGCAAGCGGCTCTACCGCGAGACCAATGTCGGGATCGCGCCGGGCGCGGCGTTCGGACCCGAGGGCGAAGGCTGGCTGCGGCTCTGCTTCGCGAGCGACGTCGACCGGCTGTCCATCGCCATGGACAGGCTGGAGCAGTTCATGGCCGCAAACCGCTGA
- a CDS encoding class I SAM-dependent methyltransferase: MQTGHPGTADGSTAGSSRHTYERMAGVYDLLDGIYELTWKRRLRREVFARARGRLLDVGVGTGCNIPFYPEDSEAVGIDNSPAMLRRAGKRAERQGRTVTLLERDVFANGLPDGAFDTVTATYTMCCLPRDRQAEALRELRRVCAPGGRILLLDYGLSEKPLVRLGMRLLSPWLHWAFAARYDAGTEEAIPVAGLRIVRRQLFFGDTVRLLVLEAAPQDGQRVGSAKPL, from the coding sequence ATGCAGACGGGTCACCCGGGCACGGCGGACGGCTCGACCGCCGGATCGAGCCGCCACACCTATGAACGCATGGCGGGCGTTTACGATCTCCTCGACGGCATCTACGAGCTCACCTGGAAGCGGCGCCTGCGGCGCGAGGTGTTCGCCCGCGCCCGTGGCCGCCTGCTGGACGTCGGCGTCGGCACCGGCTGCAATATCCCGTTCTACCCGGAGGACAGCGAGGCGGTCGGAATCGACAACAGCCCGGCCATGCTGCGGCGCGCCGGAAAGCGGGCCGAGCGGCAGGGGCGCACGGTCACGCTCCTGGAGCGTGACGTGTTCGCCAACGGCCTGCCCGACGGCGCCTTCGATACCGTCACCGCCACCTATACGATGTGCTGCCTGCCGCGCGACCGGCAGGCCGAGGCGTTGCGCGAGTTGCGCCGGGTCTGCGCGCCGGGCGGGCGCATCCTGCTGCTCGACTACGGACTCTCCGAAAAGCCGCTGGTACGGCTCGGCATGCGGCTGCTCTCGCCCTGGCTTCACTGGGCCTTCGCCGCACGCTACGACGCCGGGACCGAGGAGGCCATCCCCGTGGCCGGGCTGCGCATCGTCCGGCGACAGCTGTTCTTCGGTGATACCGTGCGCCTTCTGGTGCTCGAGGCGGCCCCGCAGGACGGTCAGCGCGTCGGCTCCGCGAAGCCCTTGTAG
- a CDS encoding anti-sigma factor, producing MSPAERNETATRAEEYVLGLLTPHEAAEVEARLVDDADLRTDVAAARDRFLELDLHAEPLPVDPALWDRIVAGLDGRSEADIVPFAPPSVRAARRRGLWQGALAASVAAVLLAGAAILGLPSLREPPPPIVVAVLLDPDTNNPGAVVEAFADDRVRIVPLADIPIPEGRILQVWTLPDAETGPVSLGLMPQAQLTSLLGPDLPRPQARQLYEITLEPAGGSPTGRPTGPILYKGFAEPTR from the coding sequence GTGAGCCCCGCCGAACGGAACGAGACGGCGACGCGCGCCGAAGAATATGTGCTGGGCCTGCTGACGCCGCACGAAGCGGCGGAGGTGGAGGCGCGCCTCGTCGACGATGCCGACCTGCGCACAGACGTCGCCGCGGCACGCGACCGCTTTCTCGAACTCGACCTGCATGCGGAGCCGTTGCCGGTCGATCCGGCGCTCTGGGATCGCATCGTCGCCGGGCTGGATGGCCGATCCGAAGCCGACATCGTTCCCTTCGCGCCCCCGTCGGTTCGGGCCGCCCGTCGCCGCGGGCTCTGGCAGGGCGCCTTGGCAGCGAGCGTCGCTGCCGTCCTGCTCGCGGGGGCCGCCATCCTCGGGCTGCCGTCCCTGCGCGAGCCGCCGCCGCCCATCGTCGTCGCCGTCCTGCTCGATCCGGACACCAACAATCCCGGAGCGGTCGTGGAAGCGTTCGCCGACGACCGGGTGCGCATCGTCCCGCTGGCGGACATCCCGATTCCGGAAGGCCGCATCCTGCAGGTCTGGACCCTGCCCGACGCCGAGACGGGACCCGTCTCGCTCGGCCTGATGCCCCAGGCGCAGCTGACGAGCCTGCTGGGTCCCGACCTGCCGCGGCCGCAGGCGCGCCAGCTCTACGAGATCACGCTGGAGCCGGCGGGCGGCTCGCCGACCGGCCGGCCGACGGGGCCGATCCTCTACAAGGGCTTCGCGGAGCCGACGCGCTGA
- a CDS encoding sigma-70 family RNA polymerase sigma factor, whose protein sequence is MRDGTTGQFDYAGAIGRCASGDRAALEALFAVEAGRLLAVAKRFLHRRDLAEEAVQDAFIQIWRKAGTFDPALGSGRGWIYAIVRNRALNMLRDGAREDLVGDEHLAAWRDGESTTRDAFERLPLESRLRRCLEGLDAEKRSSILMSYVAGYSHGEIAGRLAVPLGTAKAWVRRGLAALRECMS, encoded by the coding sequence GTGAGAGACGGGACGACCGGGCAGTTCGACTATGCCGGTGCGATCGGACGCTGCGCTTCGGGCGACCGTGCCGCGCTCGAAGCGCTCTTCGCCGTGGAAGCGGGGCGGCTCCTCGCGGTGGCGAAGCGGTTCCTCCACCGGCGCGATCTGGCCGAAGAGGCGGTGCAGGACGCGTTCATCCAGATCTGGCGCAAGGCCGGCACCTTCGATCCGGCGCTGGGGTCGGGCCGCGGCTGGATCTACGCGATCGTCCGCAACCGGGCGCTTAACATGCTGCGCGACGGCGCCCGCGAGGATCTGGTCGGTGACGAGCATCTGGCTGCGTGGCGCGACGGCGAAAGCACCACGCGGGACGCCTTCGAGCGGCTGCCGCTGGAAAGCCGTCTGCGCCGCTGCCTCGAGGGCCTCGATGCGGAGAAGCGTTCGAGCATCCTCATGTCGTATGTCGCGGGCTATTCCCACGGTGAGATCGCGGGGCGCCTCGCCGTACCGCTCGGGACGGCGAAGGCCTGGGTCAGGCGCGGCCTGGCCGCCCTGCGGGAGTGCATGTCGTGA
- a CDS encoding DUF4394 domain-containing protein — protein MKSLKLALAAGTVLGFAASANAAMVVGLVDGGTLVMFDTMKPTVARTMKVTGTGPLLGIDVRPSNGMLYGVATDGTVVTIDPATGMAKMVSKLDKMPPASPSATAIVDFNPAADKLRFMGMDGTNLRADVDTGKVTTDGTLAFRSEDMHAGEKPAIAAAAYTNSYGNPAKTAMYDIDATIVALIQQVSPNDGTLAAVGKLGIEAAPTYAFDVQTNAQGRNTAWLAAGDMLYTVDLETGKATGVGVIGGLPGALTDIAVMPDA, from the coding sequence ATGAAATCGCTCAAGCTCGCCCTCGCCGCCGGCACGGTGCTGGGTTTCGCCGCCTCGGCGAACGCCGCCATGGTCGTCGGCCTGGTCGACGGCGGAACGCTCGTCATGTTCGACACCATGAAGCCGACCGTGGCGAGGACGATGAAGGTCACCGGAACCGGGCCGCTGCTCGGGATCGACGTGCGCCCCTCCAACGGCATGCTCTACGGGGTCGCCACAGACGGGACCGTCGTGACCATCGATCCCGCCACGGGAATGGCCAAGATGGTGTCGAAGCTGGACAAGATGCCGCCGGCCTCGCCCTCGGCCACAGCAATCGTCGACTTCAACCCTGCGGCGGACAAGCTGCGCTTCATGGGCATGGACGGCACCAACCTGCGCGCCGACGTCGACACCGGCAAGGTCACGACCGACGGCACCCTGGCCTTCCGGTCGGAAGACATGCATGCGGGCGAGAAGCCGGCCATCGCCGCGGCGGCCTATACCAACTCTTACGGCAATCCGGCGAAGACGGCGATGTACGACATCGACGCGACCATCGTGGCCCTGATCCAGCAGGTGTCGCCGAACGACGGCACGCTCGCCGCCGTCGGCAAGCTTGGCATCGAGGCGGCGCCGACCTATGCCTTCGATGTCCAGACCAACGCCCAGGGGCGCAACACGGCGTGGCTGGCGGCAGGCGACATGCTCTACACGGTCGACCTGGAAACCGGCAAGGCGACCG